The window GAAATTACATCAGCCCATCCTCCTGAGAGAAAAAAGGCGCTGTAGCTTTCAACTACGCCTAACAGTATTCCCCCGAGAAGGGCTCCTGCCACATTGCCCATACCGCCCAAGGCAAGGGCGATCATTGCTTTGAGGCCAAAGACAAACCCGGAGAAAGGATCGAATGCATAGGTTGTTGCCGTAGCAACGCCGGCGAGCCCTGCGAGCCCCATGCCTAAGGCAAATGTTACAGTATTAACCTGATGCGGGGTAATGCCGACCAGCATTGCATATTCCAGGTTCTCAGA is drawn from Pseudomonadota bacterium and contains these coding sequences:
- a CDS encoding branched-chain amino acid ABC transporter permease; its protein translation is ENLMFVVFTGNSRALQTSYSTYALTLMGMKISFVRLMVFVMAILGATGVTLFLKKTLLGKAVRAASENLEYAMLVGITPHQVNTVTFALGMGLAGLAGVATATTYAFDPFSGFVFGLKAMIALALGGMGNVAGALLGGILLGVVESYSAFFLSGGWADVISYAVFLLVLMFKPEGIFSRDTSAKL